A genomic window from Caldicellulosiruptor kronotskyensis 2002 includes:
- a CDS encoding 2-oxoacid:acceptor oxidoreductase family protein produces the protein MGKMIEIRWHGRGGQGAKTASLLLAEAAFNTGKYVQGFPEYGPERMGAPITAYNRISDEKITIHSNIYEPDYVVVVDETLIGSVDVTKGLKKDGAIIVNTSKSPEEVKKMLGNFDGKVYTIDARKISMECLGKYFPNIPVLGAVIKVTGIIPEEEAIKDMEGSLKHKFATKPDVIEGNLKAFVRGMQEVQGE, from the coding sequence ATGGGCAAGATGATTGAAATAAGATGGCATGGTCGAGGTGGCCAGGGTGCAAAGACAGCTTCTCTTCTTTTAGCTGAAGCTGCTTTCAACACAGGCAAGTACGTTCAAGGTTTTCCTGAGTATGGTCCAGAGCGAATGGGTGCTCCTATCACAGCTTACAACAGAATAAGCGATGAGAAGATTACTATTCACAGCAACATTTATGAACCTGACTATGTAGTTGTTGTTGATGAAACGTTAATCGGAAGTGTTGATGTAACAAAAGGGCTCAAAAAAGATGGTGCGATAATTGTCAACACTTCAAAGTCTCCTGAAGAAGTAAAGAAGATGCTTGGGAACTTTGATGGAAAGGTTTACACAATTGATGCAAGAAAGATTTCAATGGAGTGTTTGGGCAAGTACTTCCCCAACATCCCTGTGCTTGGTGCAGTTATTAAGGTAACAGGTATTATTCCCGAAGAAGAAGCAATAAAGGATATGGAAGGGTCGCTCAAGCACAAGTTTGCAACAAAGCCAGATGTGATTGAGGGTAACCTCAAAGCGTTTGTTAGAGGAATGCAGGAGGTGCAAGGAGAATGA
- a CDS encoding DUF2232 domain-containing protein: MNNKLLKEGLISVVIGVFQIILFLLQFNPVLTLAGFPLYVVAVKENFVKRMAISYAISVLILMIIGKSPINFLFLLITFILPICVFLLLQISKTTVMDFATLTAGFLLYQVLVIKAIKVLYKKDEVAQVLSLLKGMFESYFRVIGDDNLSDRLVEFFKLMMPGFVIVEAIVFALFGYYIAKFVANKVGIQKEFLPFSKLFMPKEVTVGVVVFFILSLFPTTVGAFYVVVSNMIIILLLLLFIQSLSLIYAVIEEKINSQFIRGWLFTVLIIFGMQFLILMIFIGFLDLILDFKKRKPKRVEL; encoded by the coding sequence ATGAACAATAAACTTTTAAAAGAAGGTCTTATATCGGTAGTAATTGGAGTTTTTCAAATAATTTTATTTTTACTTCAGTTTAATCCTGTTTTGACATTAGCAGGTTTTCCTCTTTATGTTGTAGCAGTAAAAGAGAATTTTGTAAAAAGGATGGCTATATCATATGCCATTTCTGTTCTAATTCTTATGATTATTGGTAAATCTCCAATTAATTTTCTTTTTCTCTTAATTACATTTATCTTGCCCATATGCGTATTTTTGCTTTTGCAAATTTCAAAGACCACTGTTATGGATTTTGCAACGCTGACAGCAGGATTTTTGCTCTACCAGGTGCTTGTTATAAAAGCTATAAAGGTTCTTTATAAGAAAGATGAAGTTGCCCAAGTTCTTTCTCTTTTAAAGGGGATGTTTGAAAGTTATTTTAGAGTAATTGGTGACGACAATCTCTCAGATAGGTTAGTTGAATTTTTTAAACTCATGATGCCTGGATTTGTAATTGTTGAAGCAATCGTATTTGCGCTTTTTGGATATTATATTGCTAAATTTGTTGCAAACAAAGTTGGAATTCAGAAGGAGTTTTTACCTTTTTCAAAGCTATTTATGCCCAAAGAAGTTACAGTTGGAGTTGTAGTATTCTTTATTCTTTCTCTATTTCCAACAACCGTTGGTGCTTTTTATGTTGTTGTGAGCAATATGATAATAATCCTTTTATTGCTTTTGTTTATTCAGTCACTTTCTTTGATATATGCGGTGATAGAAGAAAAGATTAATTCACAATTTATTAGAGGCTGGCTTTTTACAGTTTTAATCATATTCGGTATGCAATTTTTAATTTTAATGATATTTATAGGTTTTCTGGACCTTATACTTGATTTTAAAAAACGCAAACCAAAGAGGGTGGAATTGTGA
- a CDS encoding TVP38/TMEM64 family protein: MKRKNLSIVLNIIAIAGFILLATAVAIRYSHFLVNIVSNPQKFKSWVLSFGHLGVLVFILTQILQVIISAIPGEAVQISGGYLYGTLLGTVYSLIGIMIGSVCVFYITRLLGFGLVRKIVSEEKLRKFYSLINSPKGEIAIFLLFLIPGLPKDILTYIAGLSPIKPLRFFAIVAIARLPGIFFSSYIGSSLEEKNYTMAIVVSAAAAILFVLGVVYRDKIIKTIHNCVHKKGSSNL; the protein is encoded by the coding sequence GTGAAGAGGAAAAATCTTTCAATTGTCTTAAATATCATTGCAATTGCAGGATTTATTTTACTGGCAACGGCAGTAGCCATACGATACTCTCATTTTCTTGTAAATATTGTCTCAAATCCGCAGAAATTTAAAAGCTGGGTTTTGTCTTTTGGTCATCTTGGTGTGCTTGTCTTTATCCTAACTCAAATTCTTCAGGTTATTATTTCTGCTATTCCAGGTGAAGCTGTGCAAATCTCTGGCGGATACCTTTATGGTACGCTGCTTGGCACAGTATATTCGCTAATTGGCATCATGATAGGCTCTGTGTGTGTATTTTATATAACAAGGCTTTTGGGATTTGGTCTTGTGAGGAAAATTGTCTCCGAGGAAAAGCTCAGAAAATTTTACTCGCTTATTAATTCACCAAAAGGAGAAATAGCCATATTCTTACTCTTTTTAATTCCAGGACTTCCAAAAGACATTCTGACATACATTGCTGGACTTTCGCCAATAAAACCACTAAGATTTTTTGCAATTGTAGCCATTGCAAGACTGCCAGGAATATTTTTTTCATCATACATTGGAAGCAGCCTTGAAGAAAAAAACTACACAATGGCAATTGTAGTTTCTGCTGCAGCTGCTATTTTGTTTGTCTTGGGTGTTGTATACAGAGACAAAATCATAAAAACCATTCATAATTG
- the rplI gene encoding 50S ribosomal protein L9 encodes MKVVLLQDVKGLGKKDSIVEVNDGYARNYLIPRKLALPATEGLEKHIKEKKEAEQKKKEKELQAAKDLASKLEKSQIIIKAKAGENGKLFGSITNKEIADEIKKQLGFDIDKKKIELDDPIKLIGSYDVVIRLYQGVVAKLKVHVTAS; translated from the coding sequence ATGAAGGTTGTACTTTTGCAAGATGTAAAAGGACTTGGGAAGAAAGATTCAATAGTTGAAGTAAACGATGGGTATGCCAGAAACTATTTAATTCCAAGAAAGCTTGCTCTACCGGCAACAGAAGGGTTAGAAAAGCATATAAAAGAAAAGAAAGAGGCTGAACAAAAGAAAAAAGAAAAAGAATTGCAAGCTGCAAAGGATTTGGCAAGTAAGCTTGAAAAGAGCCAGATTATTATAAAAGCAAAAGCAGGTGAAAATGGAAAGCTTTTTGGTTCTATAACAAACAAAGAGATTGCTGATGAGATAAAAAAGCAGCTTGGGTTTGACATTGACAAGAAGAAAATAGAGCTTGATGACCCTATAAAGCTTATCGGAAGCTATGATGTTGTTATTAGACTATATCAGGGAGTTGTGGCAAAGCTTAAAGTTCATGTGACAGCAAGCTAA
- the porA gene encoding 2-ketoisovalerate ferredoxin oxidoreductase subunit alpha, with protein sequence MAIRDRLSGNEAIALAMKQINPDVVAAFPITPSTEVPQYFSQYVANGEVDTEFVAVESEHSAMSACIGASAAGARTMTATSSQGLALMWEMLYIAASMRLPIVMAVINRALSGPINIHNDHSDSMGARDSGWIQIYCENNQEAYDSLIQAIRIAEHKDVRLPVMVCYDGFITSHAVENIELLEDELVKKFVGEYNPEFYLLNEQNPISMGPLDLPPYYFEHKRQQAEAMRNAKKVVLEVAEEFAALTGRKYGLFESYKLDDAEVAIVVMNSTAGTAKAVVDEYRSKGYKVGLLKPRLFRPFPVDEIVGVLKHLKAIAIMDKSDGFNAAGGPLFTEITSALYGRADGIKAINYIYGLGGRDVKTDDIAKVYDRLLDIVKTGNVGEVYNYIGVRE encoded by the coding sequence ATGGCTATTCGTGATAGACTTTCTGGTAACGAAGCGATAGCTTTGGCAATGAAACAGATAAACCCTGATGTTGTTGCTGCTTTTCCAATTACACCTTCAACTGAGGTGCCACAATATTTTTCTCAATATGTTGCAAATGGTGAGGTAGACACTGAGTTTGTTGCTGTTGAGTCTGAGCACAGCGCAATGAGCGCATGTATTGGTGCATCAGCTGCGGGAGCTCGAACTATGACAGCAACATCCTCACAAGGTTTGGCGCTGATGTGGGAGATGCTCTACATTGCAGCGTCAATGAGACTTCCAATTGTCATGGCAGTTATAAACAGAGCTCTTTCTGGTCCTATTAATATTCATAATGACCATTCAGACTCAATGGGTGCAAGAGACAGTGGCTGGATTCAGATTTACTGCGAAAACAACCAGGAAGCTTACGACTCTTTGATTCAGGCAATAAGAATTGCTGAACACAAGGATGTAAGACTTCCTGTGATGGTATGCTATGACGGATTTATCACAAGCCATGCTGTTGAAAATATAGAGCTTTTAGAAGATGAACTTGTAAAGAAATTTGTGGGCGAATACAATCCAGAGTTTTATCTTTTGAACGAACAAAACCCAATTTCAATGGGTCCGTTAGATTTACCACCGTACTACTTTGAGCACAAAAGACAGCAGGCTGAAGCTATGAGAAACGCTAAAAAGGTAGTCCTTGAAGTTGCGGAAGAGTTTGCTGCCTTGACAGGAAGAAAGTATGGTCTTTTCGAAAGCTACAAGCTTGACGATGCAGAGGTTGCAATTGTTGTTATGAACTCAACAGCAGGAACAGCTAAAGCTGTTGTTGATGAGTACAGAAGCAAAGGATACAAGGTAGGTCTTTTAAAACCAAGACTTTTCAGACCATTCCCTGTTGATGAGATTGTAGGGGTACTCAAGCACTTAAAAGCAATTGCTATAATGGACAAGTCAGATGGGTTTAACGCAGCTGGCGGTCCACTTTTCACTGAGATTACAAGCGCTCTTTATGGAAGAGCAGATGGTATAAAGGCTATCAACTACATCTATGGTCTTGGTGGAAGAGATGTCAAGACAGATGACATCGCAAAGGTTTATGACAGGCTTCTTGACATTGTCAAGACAGGAAATGTTGGTGAAGTTTACAACTACATTGGTGTGAGAGAATAA
- the pheA gene encoding prephenate dehydratase yields the protein MKVAYLGPIGSYSYEAARRFFGEEREKLIACETIDDVFETIEENRAEFGVVPVENSIEGSVSTTLDYLLKSQVYIVKEIVLKVEHYLSAREEKKQILTIASHPQAFSQCHDYLRKNFKQAKLIQVSSTSYAARMCAEGEVDAAICSSFAARQNNLKILAGPINHDNNYTRFFIISKNANFEKGEKNKTSIIFSTYDKPGSLYKILAIFNLYDLNLTKIESRPAKTNLGEYVFFVDIDGFVDDEDVSDALKVVQRKSTFYKLLGSYSVICSDSDNKN from the coding sequence GTGAAGGTTGCATATTTAGGTCCTATTGGTTCATATTCATATGAAGCTGCAAGAAGATTTTTTGGCGAAGAAAGAGAAAAACTTATCGCATGCGAGACTATAGATGATGTGTTTGAGACCATTGAAGAAAATAGAGCTGAGTTTGGAGTTGTTCCTGTTGAAAACTCCATTGAAGGAAGCGTCTCAACAACCCTTGATTATCTGTTAAAATCCCAGGTTTATATAGTAAAAGAGATAGTTTTGAAAGTAGAGCATTATCTTAGCGCAAGAGAAGAAAAAAAACAAATTTTAACAATTGCCTCACATCCGCAGGCATTTTCTCAGTGCCATGACTATTTGAGAAAGAATTTTAAACAGGCAAAACTGATACAAGTTAGCAGTACCTCATATGCAGCAAGGATGTGTGCAGAAGGTGAAGTAGACGCTGCAATTTGTTCATCTTTTGCAGCACGGCAAAATAATCTTAAAATCTTGGCTGGGCCAATAAACCACGACAACAATTACACAAGGTTTTTTATTATAAGCAAGAACGCTAACTTTGAAAAGGGCGAGAAGAATAAGACATCAATTATCTTCTCAACCTATGATAAGCCAGGAAGTCTTTACAAGATTTTGGCTATTTTTAATCTTTATGACTTAAATTTGACAAAGATAGAGTCACGACCGGCAAAGACTAATCTTGGTGAATATGTTTTTTTTGTTGATATAGATGGATTTGTGGATGATGAAGATGTAAGTGATGCGCTGAAAGTGGTTCAACGAAAATCTACATTTTACAAACTTTTAGGTTCTTATTCTGTTATCTGTTCAGATTCAGATAATAAAAATTAG
- a CDS encoding thiamine pyrophosphate-dependent enzyme, with translation MAYNIKELATRPERFTGGHRMCAGCGAPVAVRAILRALKPEDRAVVGVATGCLEVSSCIYPYTAWKDSFIHSAFENAAATVAGAEAAYKVLKKKGKVQGEFKFIAFGGDGGTYDIGLQSLSGAMERGHNMVYVCYDNGAYMNTGIQRSSATPLYADTTTSPQGKVIPGKMQWRKDLTEVMVAHGIPYVAQTAFITPNLKDLIEKAEKALYTDGPAFLNVLAPCPRGWRYETSKLIEISKLAVDTCFWPLYEVVNGQYRLTYKPKEKLPVVEFLKTQGRFRHLFKKGNEHLIEQIQQEVDRRWERLLELCGEK, from the coding sequence ATGGCATACAATATAAAAGAGCTTGCTACAAGGCCTGAAAGGTTTACAGGCGGGCACAGAATGTGTGCAGGGTGCGGTGCACCTGTTGCTGTAAGAGCAATATTACGCGCACTCAAACCAGAAGATAGGGCTGTTGTTGGTGTTGCAACAGGATGTTTGGAGGTTTCAAGCTGTATTTATCCATACACAGCATGGAAGGATTCATTCATCCACAGCGCATTTGAAAACGCTGCTGCAACAGTTGCCGGTGCTGAGGCTGCATACAAGGTTTTGAAGAAAAAAGGAAAAGTCCAGGGCGAGTTTAAGTTCATCGCGTTTGGTGGCGACGGTGGAACATACGATATTGGGCTTCAATCTCTCTCTGGTGCAATGGAAAGAGGTCACAACATGGTATATGTCTGCTATGACAACGGTGCTTATATGAACACAGGTATCCAGAGATCTTCTGCTACACCGCTTTACGCTGATACAACAACATCTCCACAGGGAAAAGTGATTCCAGGTAAGATGCAGTGGAGAAAGGATTTAACAGAAGTCATGGTTGCGCATGGAATTCCGTATGTTGCACAGACAGCTTTCATCACGCCAAACCTCAAAGACTTAATTGAAAAGGCTGAAAAGGCACTTTATACAGATGGACCAGCATTTTTAAATGTTTTGGCTCCATGTCCAAGAGGTTGGAGGTATGAGACATCAAAGCTCATTGAAATTTCAAAGCTTGCAGTTGATACATGTTTCTGGCCACTTTATGAGGTTGTAAATGGTCAGTACAGGCTCACTTACAAGCCAAAAGAAAAGCTTCCTGTTGTTGAGTTTTTAAAGACTCAAGGAAGGTTCAGACATCTGTTCAAAAAGGGAAATGAACACTTAATTGAGCAGATTCAGCAGGAAGTTGACAGAAGATGGGAAAGACTTTTAGAACTTTGTGGTGAAAAATAA
- a CDS encoding 4Fe-4S binding protein: MRKMKITEDVTWKEITPAGVIIDPGNAEDFKTGDWRTMRPVWHEDKCKQCLFCFYVCPDSSIKVENGKMVGVDYDHCKGCGVCTEVCPFKAFDFVEEKK; encoded by the coding sequence ATGAGAAAGATGAAAATAACAGAGGATGTTACATGGAAGGAAATAACACCAGCAGGTGTAATTATAGACCCGGGTAATGCAGAGGACTTTAAAACAGGCGACTGGAGAACAATGAGACCTGTATGGCATGAAGATAAGTGCAAGCAGTGTCTGTTCTGCTTCTATGTATGTCCAGATTCATCAATAAAGGTTGAAAATGGGAAGATGGTCGGAGTTGACTATGACCACTGCAAAGGTTGCGGGGTTTGCACAGAGGTTTGTCCATTTAAAGCTTTCGATTTTGTAGAGGAGAAGAAATAA
- a CDS encoding DHH family phosphoesterase, producing the protein MKDKKSHLRFDFSVSQAGFILSLLFDFIILYFDIKIGLICLSLIVLLAIYNLRLNRKKNKQLLEYIETLTLNIDTASKDTLLKFPFPILISEYNGDIIWYNHKFLNTVKNKKLIGKNLKDEFPELYSAVLEGKNKIEKFEYEGAFFDVLVTVVEVEEGKNEKRFLNLFYFVDVTDFVILQKKYEIQNVVFGYLTIDNYEDVLNSAPEVSKSSIVSEIEKRITDWFYNQIRSDVFLMKYERDKYFFICNKEAFYKMQERRFNILEQIKEVNLYNKIIPTISCGIGIRQDSIFQAQKDAKTALDMALSRGGDQFVIFHDGKFEFFGGKTKEHEKRSKVRSRVMAQTIKEIVKHSDKIFIIGHQYFDLDCLGAAVGLSKLCLNLGKEVYIVINSYNPTIKNFLQVLLDDPQYQNIIIDQQKALKMKTKTSLLFVVDTQRTSYIDMPQMILEFEKIIVIDHHRRPADWIEQALICYSETYASSVSELVAELLSYEGIKLKKFEAEILLAGIMIDTRGFTKNVGVRTFEVATYLRENDAMPEAIKEYLKEDLESYILKSQLISNLEIIYSNIALVVDYSQVCRDNVIIAKVADELLNIKGIDASFVVCKIENSVLISGRSNGKINVQVILEKIGGGGHLETAGARLENRSIEEAKEVLLKAIQEYINENRNI; encoded by the coding sequence GTGAAAGATAAAAAGTCTCACTTAAGATTTGACTTTTCTGTCTCCCAGGCAGGTTTTATACTTTCTTTACTTTTTGATTTTATAATCCTATATTTTGATATCAAGATTGGCTTGATTTGTCTTTCACTGATTGTTCTGCTTGCCATTTACAATTTGAGGCTCAACAGAAAAAAGAACAAACAGCTTTTAGAATATATAGAAACTCTCACTCTTAACATAGACACAGCATCAAAAGATACACTCTTGAAGTTTCCATTTCCGATTCTTATTTCAGAGTACAATGGGGATATAATATGGTACAATCATAAATTTCTAAATACAGTAAAGAACAAGAAATTGATTGGCAAAAATCTCAAAGATGAGTTTCCTGAGCTTTATTCAGCTGTTTTGGAGGGAAAAAATAAGATTGAAAAGTTTGAATATGAAGGTGCTTTCTTTGATGTTTTGGTAACCGTTGTTGAGGTGGAGGAAGGGAAGAACGAGAAGAGGTTTTTAAACCTATTTTACTTTGTTGATGTTACTGATTTTGTTATTCTTCAAAAGAAATATGAAATACAAAATGTTGTTTTTGGTTATTTGACCATTGACAACTATGAAGATGTTCTGAATTCAGCACCGGAGGTATCTAAATCTTCTATTGTTTCTGAGATAGAAAAACGTATCACTGATTGGTTTTACAATCAAATAAGGTCAGATGTGTTTTTAATGAAGTATGAACGGGACAAGTACTTTTTTATATGCAATAAAGAAGCCTTTTACAAGATGCAGGAAAGAAGATTTAATATTTTGGAGCAGATAAAAGAAGTAAATTTGTACAATAAGATAATTCCTACCATAAGCTGCGGTATTGGCATAAGGCAAGACTCTATATTCCAGGCACAAAAGGATGCAAAAACAGCTCTTGACATGGCACTCAGCCGCGGCGGTGACCAGTTTGTAATATTTCATGATGGTAAATTTGAATTTTTTGGAGGTAAAACAAAAGAACACGAAAAGCGTTCAAAGGTGCGCTCACGTGTTATGGCACAGACAATAAAAGAGATTGTGAAACATTCTGATAAGATATTTATTATTGGCCATCAGTATTTTGACCTTGACTGTTTGGGTGCAGCTGTGGGTTTGAGCAAGTTGTGCCTAAATTTGGGCAAGGAAGTGTACATTGTAATTAATTCTTACAATCCTACGATTAAAAACTTTCTTCAAGTTCTGCTTGATGACCCTCAATACCAGAACATAATAATTGACCAGCAGAAAGCTCTGAAGATGAAAACAAAAACCTCTCTTTTGTTTGTGGTAGACACTCAAAGAACAAGTTACATCGATATGCCGCAGATGATTTTGGAGTTTGAAAAGATAATTGTAATTGACCATCACAGAAGACCTGCCGACTGGATAGAACAGGCTCTCATTTGCTATTCAGAGACATACGCTTCATCTGTATCTGAACTTGTTGCAGAGCTTTTGAGCTATGAAGGGATAAAGCTGAAAAAATTTGAAGCAGAGATATTATTAGCGGGTATAATGATTGACACGAGAGGATTTACAAAAAATGTTGGTGTGAGGACTTTTGAGGTTGCAACATACCTCAGAGAGAATGATGCAATGCCAGAAGCTATTAAAGAGTACTTAAAAGAAGACTTGGAAAGTTACATTTTAAAAAGTCAGCTCATATCCAACCTGGAAATCATTTATAGCAATATTGCGCTTGTGGTTGATTATTCACAAGTGTGCCGGGATAATGTTATAATAGCAAAGGTGGCAGATGAGCTTTTGAACATAAAAGGGATTGACGCTTCTTTTGTTGTGTGCAAAATAGAAAACAGTGTGCTAATAAGCGGCCGGTCGAATGGAAAGATAAATGTTCAGGTTATATTAGAAAAAATTGGCGGTGGAGGTCATTTAGAGACAGCAGGAGCAAGACTTGAAAACAGAAGCATTGAAGAGGCAAAAGAGGTTCTTTTAAAGGCCATTCAAGAATATATTAACGAAAACAGAAACATCTAA